Proteins encoded in a region of the Salvelinus fontinalis isolate EN_2023a chromosome 17, ASM2944872v1, whole genome shotgun sequence genome:
- the imp3 gene encoding U3 small nucleolar ribonucleoprotein protein IMP3 — protein sequence MVRKLKFHEQKLLKKVDFINWEVDNNLHEVKVLRRYHIEKREDYTKYNKLSRNIRELAQKIRDLDEKDGFRAHSTGQLLEKLYGTGLIPTKQNLALTEKVTASSFCRRRLPTIMVSLRMAQNLKTAITFIEQGHVRVGPEIVTDAAFLVTRNMEDFVTWVDSSKIKQHVMTYNDERDDFDLVV from the exons ATGGTTCGAAAATTGAAATTTCATGAGCAGAAGCTTTTGAAGAAGGTTGACTTTATCAACTGGGAGGTAGACAACAACCTGCACGAGGTGAAAGTATTGCGGAGGTATCACATCGAGAAGAGAGAAGACTACACCAA GTACAATAAGTTGAGCCGTAACATCCGAGAGCTTGCTCAGAAGATACGTGATCTGGACGAGAAGGATGGCTTCAGAGCCCACAGCACAGGTCAACTACTTGAGAAACT GTATGGTACTGGGCTGATCCCCACCAAACAGAACCTGGCTCTTACAGAGAAAGTCACTGCCTCTTCATTCTGCAG GAGGCGGCTACCCACCATAATGGTAAGCTTACGAATGGCTCAGAACCTGAAGACAGCCATCACCTTCATCGAACAAGGAC ATGTGCGTGTGGGACCAGAGATTGTCACAGATGCAGCTTTCCTTGTCACTAG AAATATGGAAGACTTTGTAACATGGGTTGACTCTTCAAAGATCAAACAGCACGTCATGACCTACAATGATGAG AGGGATGACTTTGATCTTGtagtatag